The following proteins are encoded in a genomic region of Dasypus novemcinctus isolate mDasNov1 chromosome 3, mDasNov1.1.hap2, whole genome shotgun sequence:
- the SPATA7 gene encoding spermatogenesis-associated protein 7 isoform X2 — translation MDGSRRVRATSVLPRYGPPSPFKGHLSTKSNAVVDCSVPLSMSTSIKYADQQRRQKLRKELAKCEKLKLAKTAMLTNSKNNSKSFLNILRKPSGEPQDKEDVLIKEVNEFPSFARSPVFSPERLHLGLSKSDKVLTNGIEKNSSSSLSSMDYTGSGPRKPCSGTAYGKGPKSTFANSNRFQLVISKAPSGDLLDKHSELFSNKQLPFTPRTLKTEAKSFLSQYRYYTPAKRRKDFTDQRIEAETQTELSSFESGFETAETKNLADSERNIKQAPKCITCGTKEKITSLQESDLTWDKIKDGDLQHSSPRTLSQYSLQPASRRKIHSDEEELLYLNFIEDITDDILKLGLFSNRFLERLFERHVLQNKHHLEEGKMRHLLHVLKADLGCTPRENSASVNLDDVDTWNLFDFEKAENSEQNEFPNERDALIQQERREYQKALDMLLSAQKDENEICCSSNEFFLPIHKTKHSEEVLIEHVNDETNFEPSAWFEKNQNVSDSLTDPETSVNVIEVDSDIEKVETSIELVRINSALSQADQYSGVKSDNNHDAEEPTLKIMDLSIEDCPLDV, via the exons ATGCAGACCAACAACGAAGACAGAAACTCAGAAAAGAATTAGCAAAATGTGAAAAGTTGAAATTAGCTAAAACTGCAATGCTGACCAATTCTAAAAATAATTCCAAGTCATTCTTAAACATCCTGCGAAAG CCTTCAGGGGAGCCACAAGACAAGGAAGATGTGTTAATAAAAGAAGTGAATGAGTTTCCGTCCTTTGCAAGGTCACCAGTGTTTTCTCCAGAGAGACTACACCTAGGTCTATCTAAATCCGATAAAGTCCTCACGAATGGTATCGAGAAGAACTCCAGTTCCTCCCTCTCCAGTATGGATTACACAGGCTCTGGACCTAGAAAACCATGCTCTGGAACCGCATATGGCAAAGGGCCCAAGAGCACATTTGCAAATTCCAACCGGTTTCAGTTAGTAATTTCAAAAGCACCCAGTGGGGATCTTTTGGATAAGCATTCTGAACTCTTTTCTAACAAACAATTGCCATTTACGCCACGCACTTTAAAAACAGAAGCAAAATCTTTCCTGTCTCAGTATCGATATTATACACCTGCcaaaagaagaaaggattttACAGACCAGCGGATAGAAGCTGAAACCCAAACCGAATTGAGCAG cTTTGAATCTGGTTTTGAGACAGCTGAGACTAAGAATTTGGCAGATTCTGAAAGGAACATAAAGCAG GCACCTAAATGTATAACATGTGGtaccaaagaaaaaataacctCTTTACAAGAGTCTGACTTGACATGGGACAAGATTAAAGATGGAGACCTTCAGCATTCCTCCCCAAG GACATTATCTCAGTATTCCCTGCAGCCTGCTTCAAGGAGAAAAATCCATTCTGA TGAAGAAGAACTGTTGTATCTGAATTTCATTGAAGATATAACAGATGATATTTTGAAACTTGGTTTATTTTCAAACAG GTTTTTAGAACGACTGTTTGAGCGACATGTACTACAAAATAAGCATCATTTGGAGGAG GGAAAAATGCGTCATCTGCTGCATGTCCTAAAGGCAGACTTAGGCTGTACACCCAGGGAAAACTCAGCATCAGTAAATCTAGATGATGTTGATACTTGGAATCTATTTGATTTTGAAAAAGCTGAGAATTCAGAACAAAATGAATTTCCAAATGAAAGGGATGCATTAATTCAACAAGAACGTCGAGAATACCAAAAGGCTTTGGATATGTTATTGTCTGCACAAAAGGATGAAAATGAGATATGTTGTTCATCAAATGAATTTTTCCTGCCCATCCATAAAACAAAGCATTCAGAAGAGGTTCTAATTGAACACGTGAATGATGAAACAAACTTTGAGCCTTCAGCATGgtttgaaaaaaatcagaatgttTCAGATAGCTTAACAGACCCAGAAACATCTGTGAATGTCATTGAAGTTGATAGTGACATTGAAAAGGTTGAGACGTCAATTGAATTAGTTCGTATTAACTCAGCTCTCTCCCAGGCTGATCAGTATTCCGGTGTCAAAAGTGACAATAATCATGACGCAGAAGAGCCAACTCTTAAAATCATGGACCTGAGCATTGAGGACTGCCCTTTGGATGTTTGA
- the SPATA7 gene encoding spermatogenesis-associated protein 7 isoform X3, protein MRTSFLLQLHNAVVDCSVPLSMSTSIKYADQQRRQKLRKELAKCEKLKLAKTAMLTNSKNNSKSFLNILRKPSGEPQDKEDVLIKEVNEFPSFARSPVFSPERLHLGLSKSDKVLTNGIEKNSSSSLSSMDYTGSGPRKPCSGTAYGKGPKSTFANSNRFQLVISKAPSGDLLDKHSELFSNKQLPFTPRTLKTEAKSFLSQYRYYTPAKRRKDFTDQRIEAETQTELSSFESGFETAETKNLADSERNIKQAPKCITCGTKEKITSLQESDLTWDKIKDGDLQHSSPRTLSQYSLQPASRRKIHSDEEELLYLNFIEDITDDILKLGLFSNRFLERLFERHVLQNKHHLEEGKMRHLLHVLKADLGCTPRENSASVNLDDVDTWNLFDFEKAENSEQNEFPNERDALIQQERREYQKALDMLLSAQKDENEICCSSNEFFLPIHKTKHSEEVLIEHVNDETNFEPSAWFEKNQNVSDSLTDPETSVNVIEVDSDIEKVETSIELVRINSALSQADQYSGVKSDNNHDAEEPTLKIMDLSIEDCPLDV, encoded by the exons ATGCAGACCAACAACGAAGACAGAAACTCAGAAAAGAATTAGCAAAATGTGAAAAGTTGAAATTAGCTAAAACTGCAATGCTGACCAATTCTAAAAATAATTCCAAGTCATTCTTAAACATCCTGCGAAAG CCTTCAGGGGAGCCACAAGACAAGGAAGATGTGTTAATAAAAGAAGTGAATGAGTTTCCGTCCTTTGCAAGGTCACCAGTGTTTTCTCCAGAGAGACTACACCTAGGTCTATCTAAATCCGATAAAGTCCTCACGAATGGTATCGAGAAGAACTCCAGTTCCTCCCTCTCCAGTATGGATTACACAGGCTCTGGACCTAGAAAACCATGCTCTGGAACCGCATATGGCAAAGGGCCCAAGAGCACATTTGCAAATTCCAACCGGTTTCAGTTAGTAATTTCAAAAGCACCCAGTGGGGATCTTTTGGATAAGCATTCTGAACTCTTTTCTAACAAACAATTGCCATTTACGCCACGCACTTTAAAAACAGAAGCAAAATCTTTCCTGTCTCAGTATCGATATTATACACCTGCcaaaagaagaaaggattttACAGACCAGCGGATAGAAGCTGAAACCCAAACCGAATTGAGCAG cTTTGAATCTGGTTTTGAGACAGCTGAGACTAAGAATTTGGCAGATTCTGAAAGGAACATAAAGCAG GCACCTAAATGTATAACATGTGGtaccaaagaaaaaataacctCTTTACAAGAGTCTGACTTGACATGGGACAAGATTAAAGATGGAGACCTTCAGCATTCCTCCCCAAG GACATTATCTCAGTATTCCCTGCAGCCTGCTTCAAGGAGAAAAATCCATTCTGA TGAAGAAGAACTGTTGTATCTGAATTTCATTGAAGATATAACAGATGATATTTTGAAACTTGGTTTATTTTCAAACAG GTTTTTAGAACGACTGTTTGAGCGACATGTACTACAAAATAAGCATCATTTGGAGGAG GGAAAAATGCGTCATCTGCTGCATGTCCTAAAGGCAGACTTAGGCTGTACACCCAGGGAAAACTCAGCATCAGTAAATCTAGATGATGTTGATACTTGGAATCTATTTGATTTTGAAAAAGCTGAGAATTCAGAACAAAATGAATTTCCAAATGAAAGGGATGCATTAATTCAACAAGAACGTCGAGAATACCAAAAGGCTTTGGATATGTTATTGTCTGCACAAAAGGATGAAAATGAGATATGTTGTTCATCAAATGAATTTTTCCTGCCCATCCATAAAACAAAGCATTCAGAAGAGGTTCTAATTGAACACGTGAATGATGAAACAAACTTTGAGCCTTCAGCATGgtttgaaaaaaatcagaatgttTCAGATAGCTTAACAGACCCAGAAACATCTGTGAATGTCATTGAAGTTGATAGTGACATTGAAAAGGTTGAGACGTCAATTGAATTAGTTCGTATTAACTCAGCTCTCTCCCAGGCTGATCAGTATTCCGGTGTCAAAAGTGACAATAATCATGACGCAGAAGAGCCAACTCTTAAAATCATGGACCTGAGCATTGAGGACTGCCCTTTGGATGTTTGA